From the Thermoflexus hugenholtzii JAD2 genome, one window contains:
- a CDS encoding Holliday junction resolvase-like protein — protein MEIFLYLWILTLGIAAYFFYRYLSLKAEIPSLLQRKFDEWRQRYEDQIRRESKELALQEAQNQFERWKQEFEEQIRQDAIQRSQAVVRGRVTEQLAPCLPDFPFNPQDARFIGSPVDFVVFDGLSEGEIRRVVFVEVKTGRSKLSSRERRVAEVIAARQVEWWEYRPGEAHSSPT, from the coding sequence ATGGAGATCTTCCTCTACCTCTGGATCCTGACGCTCGGGATCGCCGCCTACTTCTTCTATCGCTATCTTTCGCTTAAGGCGGAGATCCCCTCGCTCCTGCAGCGTAAGTTCGATGAATGGCGCCAGCGATATGAAGACCAGATCCGGAGGGAGAGCAAGGAGCTCGCACTCCAGGAGGCGCAGAACCAGTTTGAGCGGTGGAAACAAGAATTCGAGGAACAGATCAGACAGGATGCTATCCAGCGAAGCCAAGCGGTGGTGAGGGGCCGGGTGACAGAGCAGCTGGCTCCTTGTCTCCCAGATTTCCCGTTCAATCCCCAAGATGCGCGCTTCATCGGATCCCCTGTGGACTTCGTGGTTTTCGACGGGTTGAGCGAAGGGGAGATCCGGCGGGTGGTGTTCGTCGAGGTCAAAACCGGAAGATCTAAGCTGAGCTCTCGGGAGCGACGTGTTGCGGAGGTCATCGCCGCGCGACAGGTCGAATGGTGGGAGTATCGCCCAGGAGAGGCCCATAGCTCCCCCACCTGA
- a CDS encoding metal ABC transporter permease, whose amino-acid sequence MSEIMGVLLDPLRYAFMVRGLIAAVVAGGLCALVGTYVVLRGMAFFGDALAHSILPGLAIGYLLSGGSRAHLFWWGLGTALLAALVIGTLSRGGRLKEDTAIGILFAGAMALGVVLISTSRSYAVDLTHLLFGDVLGVGEGDLIRLAIFAALVAALVFFFYKEFLVVSFDPILAVTLRLPAAFFDNLLRVLIAITVVVALQTVGVALMVAMLVTPAATAYLMTRRLPAMMALAVLLAALSAVVGLYASYYAGVASGAAIVLTATILFLIVRLVPSGRGASE is encoded by the coding sequence GTGAGCGAGATCATGGGGGTTCTCCTGGACCCGCTGCGATACGCGTTCATGGTGCGGGGCCTGATCGCGGCGGTGGTGGCGGGCGGGCTCTGCGCCCTGGTGGGCACCTATGTGGTGCTCCGCGGGATGGCCTTCTTCGGGGACGCCCTGGCCCATTCCATCCTGCCCGGCCTGGCCATCGGCTACCTGCTCAGCGGCGGCTCCCGCGCCCACCTGTTCTGGTGGGGGCTGGGGACCGCCCTCCTGGCCGCCCTGGTCATCGGCACCCTCAGCCGGGGAGGGCGACTCAAAGAGGACACCGCCATCGGGATCCTGTTCGCCGGCGCCATGGCCTTGGGGGTGGTCCTGATCTCCACCTCCCGCAGCTACGCCGTGGACCTCACCCATCTCCTCTTCGGGGATGTGCTGGGGGTGGGGGAAGGGGATCTCATCCGCCTGGCGATCTTCGCCGCCCTGGTGGCCGCCCTGGTCTTTTTCTTCTATAAAGAATTCCTGGTGGTCTCGTTTGATCCCATCCTGGCGGTCACCCTCCGGCTGCCGGCCGCTTTCTTCGACAACCTGTTGCGGGTTTTGATCGCCATCACGGTGGTGGTGGCGCTGCAGACGGTGGGCGTGGCCCTGATGGTGGCGATGCTGGTGACCCCGGCGGCGACGGCGTATCTGATGACCCGGCGGTTGCCGGCCATGATGGCCCTGGCCGTCCTCTTGGCCGCGCTGTCGGCTGTGGTGGGGCTCTATGCCTCGTATTACGCCGGCGTCGCCTCCGGGGCGGCCATCGTCCTCACCGCCACCATCCTGTTCTTGATCGTCCGCCTGGTCCCCAGCGGGCGGGGAGCCTCTGAATGA
- a CDS encoding DUF92 domain-containing protein, with product MGEVPLRLALGLVLSFGIGGVAYRLEALDRSGWLGAVLVGTAVFGFGGWPWAFLLLAFFISSSALTHYRAGRKAGVAREFAKGGRRDLGQALANGGVGALLALIWALSPHPTLWWAFAGSLAAVTADTWATEIGLLSPRPPRRIRDGRLVPPGTSGAISPEGTAAAGIGALGIGLLALLGSPVGGSIGDALLVGLAGLLAALFDSLLGATVQGIYWCDRCGKETERPVHRCGRRTQLVRGWPWLTNDGVNALAALAGALLAGIGAAWIG from the coding sequence GTGGGGGAGGTTCCCCTGCGGCTGGCCCTGGGCCTGGTGCTGAGCTTCGGGATCGGCGGGGTGGCCTATCGGCTGGAAGCCCTGGATCGCAGCGGATGGCTGGGCGCCGTCCTGGTGGGCACGGCGGTGTTCGGCTTCGGGGGCTGGCCATGGGCCTTCCTGTTACTTGCCTTTTTCATCTCTTCCTCCGCCCTCACCCATTATCGAGCAGGCCGGAAGGCGGGGGTGGCGCGGGAGTTCGCCAAAGGGGGGCGCCGGGATCTGGGCCAAGCCCTGGCCAACGGCGGCGTCGGTGCTCTCCTTGCGCTGATCTGGGCGCTTTCCCCTCACCCGACCCTCTGGTGGGCCTTCGCCGGGAGCCTCGCCGCGGTCACCGCGGACACCTGGGCCACCGAAATCGGGCTGCTCAGCCCCCGGCCGCCCCGACGGATCCGGGACGGACGGCTTGTCCCACCCGGCACCTCCGGGGCGATCTCTCCAGAAGGGACGGCCGCGGCGGGGATCGGGGCGCTGGGGATCGGGCTCCTCGCCCTGCTGGGAAGCCCGGTTGGGGGATCCATAGGGGATGCGCTCCTCGTGGGCCTGGCCGGCCTCCTCGCCGCCCTATTCGACAGCCTGCTGGGGGCCACGGTCCAGGGGATCTACTGGTGCGACCGTTGCGGCAAGGAGACCGAACGCCCGGTCCATCGTTGCGGCCGGCGAACCCAGCTGGTGCGGGGGTGGCCGTGGCTGACCAACGATGGGGTGAACGCCCTGGCCGCCCTGGCCGGCGCCCTCCTGGCCGGGATCGGGGCGGCGTGGATCGGCTGA
- a CDS encoding response regulator transcription factor — protein sequence MAGERILIVEDEPAVARGLEYALKKEGYEVLWADTGEKALTLARQRDPHLIILDIRLPDLNGFEVCRRMRGEGLRQPVLMLTALDEEVDRVVGLEVGADDYVVKPYRLRELIARVRALLRRAYGELAMAAPGERIRFGDIEVDLERLQVTRGGRPVPLTPTEFRLLRFLVTHPNRPFSREELLEAVWGYDREVLDDRTVDVHIRHLREKLEENPSAPRWIVTIRGVGYKFQP from the coding sequence ATGGCTGGGGAGCGGATCCTGATCGTGGAAGATGAGCCCGCCGTGGCCCGCGGGCTCGAATATGCCCTAAAGAAGGAGGGCTACGAGGTCCTGTGGGCGGACACTGGGGAGAAGGCCCTGACGCTGGCCCGCCAGCGGGATCCCCACCTGATCATCCTGGACATCCGGCTCCCGGATCTCAACGGATTCGAGGTCTGCCGGCGGATGCGCGGCGAGGGCCTGCGGCAGCCTGTCCTCATGCTCACGGCCCTGGATGAGGAGGTCGATCGCGTAGTGGGACTGGAGGTGGGGGCGGATGACTACGTGGTGAAACCCTACCGGCTGCGGGAGCTGATCGCCCGGGTGCGGGCCCTGCTGCGTCGGGCCTACGGCGAGCTGGCCATGGCGGCCCCGGGGGAGCGGATCCGCTTCGGGGATATCGAGGTGGACCTGGAGCGGCTCCAGGTGACCCGGGGAGGCCGGCCTGTCCCCCTCACCCCCACCGAGTTCCGCCTGCTCCGATTCCTGGTCACCCACCCGAACCGCCCCTTCTCCCGCGAGGAGCTCCTGGAGGCCGTCTGGGGCTACGACCGTGAGGTCCTGGACGATCGCACGGTGGACGTCCACATCCGCCACCTGCGGGAGAAGCTGGAGGAAAACCCCTCCGCCCCCCGCTGGATCGTCACCATACGCGGCGTGGGCTATAAGTTCCAGCCGTAG
- a CDS encoding sulfite oxidase-like oxidoreductase, with protein MRFERKIQEEAARAARRLPPGQVLTDRFPVLHYGPVPKFDPATWDFRVFGLVEEERRWTWEEFQQLPRTTITVDVHCVTGWSKLDTTWTGVAFRDLLRFVRPKPEARYVMAHCEYGFTTNIPMEYMEDALLATHYNGEPLTPEHGYPLRLVVPRLYFWKSAKWLRALEFMAEDRPGFWEQAGYHMRGDPWREERYREDW; from the coding sequence ATGCGGTTCGAACGCAAGATCCAGGAGGAGGCCGCCCGCGCGGCGCGACGCCTGCCGCCCGGACAGGTGCTCACGGACAGGTTCCCCGTCCTTCACTACGGGCCGGTCCCGAAGTTCGACCCGGCTACATGGGATTTCCGCGTCTTCGGGCTGGTAGAGGAGGAGCGGCGGTGGACCTGGGAGGAGTTCCAGCAGCTGCCCCGCACCACCATCACCGTGGACGTCCACTGCGTCACGGGATGGAGCAAGCTGGACACCACCTGGACCGGGGTGGCCTTCCGGGATCTGTTGCGGTTCGTCCGGCCCAAGCCCGAGGCCCGTTACGTGATGGCCCACTGTGAATACGGCTTCACGACCAACATCCCGATGGAATACATGGAGGATGCCCTCCTGGCCACCCATTACAACGGGGAGCCCCTGACCCCCGAGCACGGCTACCCGCTCCGCCTCGTCGTCCCCCGCCTTTACTTCTGGAAGAGCGCCAAGTGGCTCCGAGCCCTGGAGTTCATGGCCGAGGATCGCCCCGGGTTCTGGGAGCAGGCGGGCTATCACATGCGCGGGGATCCGTGGCGGGAGGAACGCTACCGGGAGGACTGGTAA
- a CDS encoding Fur family transcriptional regulator, translating into MRWEEQLSRAGWRITMPRRVVMRVLERAARPLSPQEIHARGRRLHRSLGLVSVYRALMVLERAGLVRRVHREDRCDGYVLASPGHHHLLVCRRCGRAVEFPGAEDLSGLIAQVERRTGFRVEDHLLQLVGLCGPCRDL; encoded by the coding sequence ATGCGCTGGGAGGAGCAGCTGAGCCGGGCCGGATGGCGGATCACGATGCCCCGGCGGGTGGTGATGCGGGTCCTGGAGCGGGCCGCGCGCCCCCTCTCCCCGCAGGAGATCCACGCCCGGGGGCGCCGGCTCCACCGCTCCCTGGGGCTGGTGAGCGTGTATCGGGCCCTCATGGTCCTCGAGCGGGCCGGGCTGGTGCGCCGCGTCCATCGGGAGGATCGGTGCGACGGCTACGTCCTGGCCTCGCCGGGCCACCACCATCTCCTGGTTTGCCGTCGCTGCGGCCGCGCCGTGGAGTTCCCCGGCGCGGAGGACCTGAGCGGCCTGATCGCCCAGGTGGAGCGGCGGACCGGCTTCCGGGTGGAGGATCACCTGCTCCAGCTCGTCGGCCTCTGTGGGCCATGTCGGGATCTTTGA
- a CDS encoding B-box zinc finger protein, which translates to MAEGETLFCAFHPNVPTTLRCNRCGRPICVRCAVQTPVGYRCRECVAGQQALFFNARPLDYGIAAVAALVLGLIAAPLVAALGFWAIFVGPLVGSLTAGAVHRLIGRRRGRWIWLVASGGLAAGLLLWRLPLWLASPFLLPRALWDGVYLAMAISTVIGYLRFWR; encoded by the coding sequence ATGGCGGAGGGGGAGACCCTGTTCTGCGCCTTTCATCCGAACGTCCCCACGACCCTGCGGTGCAACCGCTGCGGGCGGCCGATCTGCGTCCGTTGCGCGGTGCAGACGCCGGTGGGCTATCGTTGCCGGGAGTGCGTGGCCGGTCAGCAGGCCCTCTTCTTCAACGCCCGCCCGCTGGATTACGGGATCGCGGCCGTGGCCGCCCTGGTCCTCGGCCTGATCGCCGCCCCGCTGGTCGCCGCCCTGGGCTTCTGGGCGATCTTCGTCGGGCCGCTGGTGGGGAGCCTCACCGCGGGCGCGGTGCATCGCCTGATTGGGCGGCGCCGCGGGCGCTGGATCTGGCTGGTGGCCAGCGGCGGGCTGGCCGCCGGCCTGCTCCTGTGGCGTCTGCCCCTCTGGCTGGCCTCTCCGTTTCTCCTCCCGCGCGCCCTCTGGGATGGCGTGTATCTGGCCATGGCCATCAGCACGGTGATCGGTTACCTGCGGTTCTGGCGGTAG
- a CDS encoding metal ABC transporter ATP-binding protein gives MALVNLWRKVTRQGWEARHSPGLPILEVSGVSMHYDGVVALEDVSFTVEAGERIAIVGPNGAGKSTLLKIIAGVLTPTAGSVRIYGHGPHGHLCIAYIPQRNQVDWNFPLTVADVVMMGRVGKMGLFRHPGPRDWEIVRRALEEVGIAELAERPIRALSGGQQQRMFIARALAQEAELLLMDEPFTGLDLPAQQGILEILERLRRQGVTVLLTTHDLDQAASYFDRVLLLNRRRIAFGPPEEILTPQALQAAYGGHLRLIRVGEELIVVGDTCCEGG, from the coding sequence ATGGCGCTGGTGAATCTGTGGCGGAAGGTTACCCGGCAGGGATGGGAGGCGCGGCATTCCCCCGGCCTGCCGATCCTGGAGGTCTCCGGGGTCTCCATGCACTATGATGGCGTGGTGGCCCTGGAGGACGTCTCCTTCACGGTGGAGGCGGGCGAGCGGATCGCCATCGTGGGGCCCAACGGCGCGGGCAAGAGCACGTTGCTGAAGATCATCGCCGGGGTGCTGACCCCCACCGCCGGATCGGTGCGGATCTACGGCCACGGCCCCCACGGTCACCTGTGCATCGCCTACATCCCCCAGCGGAACCAGGTGGACTGGAACTTCCCCCTCACCGTGGCCGATGTGGTGATGATGGGGCGGGTGGGCAAGATGGGGTTGTTCCGCCATCCCGGGCCGCGGGATTGGGAGATCGTCCGCCGCGCGCTGGAGGAGGTGGGCATCGCGGAGCTGGCCGAACGTCCCATCCGGGCCCTCTCCGGGGGTCAACAGCAGCGCATGTTCATCGCCCGGGCCCTGGCCCAGGAGGCCGAGTTGCTGCTAATGGATGAGCCCTTCACCGGGCTGGACCTGCCCGCCCAGCAGGGGATCCTGGAGATCCTGGAGCGCCTGCGCCGGCAGGGAGTCACCGTCCTGCTCACCACCCACGATCTGGATCAGGCCGCGTCTTACTTCGATCGCGTGCTGCTGCTGAACCGACGGCGGATCGCCTTCGGCCCTCCCGAGGAGATCCTCACCCCGCAGGCCCTGCAGGCCGCCTACGGCGGCCACCTGCGCCTGATCCGCGTGGGAGAGGAGCTGATCGTGGTCGGGGATACTTGTTGTGAGGGAGGGTGA
- the metE gene encoding 5-methyltetrahydropteroyltriglutamate--homocysteine S-methyltransferase: MQTYAYGYPRLGRKREYKTLIEGFWQGKVSEAELTAGLEALEEERLAAYRRFVDRFPIGEMSLYDPMLDTALMLGLYPNGGRLEDYFALARGEGALELTKWFNTNYHYLVPEIRMEAGTPPPFRLAWNKPLEAFRKHPEGLPYVIGPYTFVRLSKGYPPEAFGEILRALLPVYGELLRSLRAAGAEAIHVDEPAWALDVPPEHVALIREAYTALGQEAALLVFTYYEAVDFLPALYDLPLRGIGLDLLHGPGNWEALRRAGFPSDKILIAGLVDGRNIWKTDLSKAAAQVEDLRRHTGAEIWISNAGPLYHLPVTAEAEAKLDLALRERIAFATERLKELRLLKALLTGEPDEEARRWNTYIHPVDHWRHPEVQERVRRLGPADFSREAPYEERNRRQRARLNLPLFPTTTIGSFPQTEDLRRARTAFRAGKLPAEEYEALIRERIRYVIRLQEELGLDVLVHGEFERSDMVEFFAERLEGFAITQHGWILSYGTRVYRPPILYGDVRRPAPMTLREITYAQSLTEKPVKGMLTGPVTMLAWSYIREDIPVHEVAFQLALAIQDEVRDLEAAGIRVIQIDEPAFRERAPLKRRDWPAYFDWAVKAFRLASRARPETQIHTHMCYSEFNEIIESIDALDADVISIEATRSRGEVIQAFERHRYPRQIGPGVYDVHSPAIPTPESMEAIIERAIRVIPSERIWVNPDCGLKTRRWEEVIPSLRHMVAAARRLRERHGAPVPAS, translated from the coding sequence ATGCAGACCTATGCGTATGGGTATCCGCGTCTGGGGCGCAAGCGGGAATACAAGACCCTGATCGAAGGTTTCTGGCAGGGGAAGGTCTCCGAGGCGGAGCTGACGGCCGGCCTGGAAGCCTTAGAGGAGGAGCGCCTCGCCGCCTACCGCCGGTTCGTCGATCGCTTCCCCATCGGCGAGATGTCCCTTTACGACCCGATGCTGGACACAGCCCTGATGCTGGGCCTTTACCCGAACGGCGGCCGGCTGGAGGATTACTTCGCCCTGGCCCGGGGCGAAGGGGCCCTCGAGCTCACCAAGTGGTTCAACACGAACTATCACTATCTGGTCCCCGAGATCCGGATGGAGGCCGGCACCCCGCCGCCCTTCCGGCTGGCCTGGAACAAGCCCCTCGAGGCCTTCCGGAAGCACCCGGAGGGGTTGCCTTATGTCATTGGGCCCTACACCTTCGTCCGCCTGAGCAAAGGATATCCTCCCGAGGCCTTCGGGGAGATCCTGCGGGCGCTGCTGCCGGTCTATGGGGAGCTGCTGCGATCCCTGCGGGCGGCCGGCGCCGAGGCCATCCACGTCGATGAGCCCGCCTGGGCCCTGGACGTGCCCCCGGAACACGTGGCCCTCATTCGGGAGGCTTACACGGCCCTGGGCCAGGAGGCGGCGTTGCTGGTCTTCACCTACTACGAGGCGGTGGACTTCCTGCCGGCCCTCTACGATCTCCCCCTCCGGGGCATCGGCCTGGACCTCCTCCACGGGCCCGGGAACTGGGAGGCCCTCCGTCGGGCCGGCTTCCCATCGGACAAGATCCTTATCGCCGGCCTGGTGGACGGCCGCAACATCTGGAAGACTGACCTGAGCAAGGCCGCGGCCCAGGTCGAGGACCTGCGTCGGCACACGGGGGCGGAGATCTGGATCTCCAACGCCGGGCCGCTCTATCATCTCCCGGTGACAGCGGAGGCGGAGGCGAAACTGGACCTCGCCCTGCGGGAGCGCATCGCCTTCGCCACGGAGCGGCTGAAGGAGCTGCGCCTCCTGAAGGCCCTGCTGACCGGGGAGCCGGATGAGGAAGCCCGGCGCTGGAACACCTACATCCATCCGGTGGATCACTGGCGTCATCCGGAGGTCCAGGAGCGGGTGCGCCGGCTGGGCCCGGCGGACTTCTCCCGCGAGGCCCCTTACGAGGAGCGGAACCGGCGGCAGCGGGCGCGGCTGAACCTTCCCCTCTTCCCCACCACCACCATCGGGAGCTTCCCGCAGACGGAGGACCTGCGCCGGGCGCGCACGGCCTTCCGCGCCGGCAAGCTCCCGGCTGAGGAGTATGAGGCGCTGATCCGGGAGCGCATCCGCTATGTGATCCGGCTGCAGGAGGAGCTGGGGCTGGACGTCCTGGTGCACGGGGAGTTCGAGCGCTCGGACATGGTGGAGTTCTTCGCCGAGCGGCTGGAGGGCTTCGCCATCACCCAGCACGGCTGGATCCTCTCTTACGGCACGCGGGTCTACCGGCCGCCCATCCTGTATGGGGACGTGCGCCGTCCGGCCCCCATGACCTTGCGGGAGATCACCTACGCCCAGTCTCTGACGGAGAAGCCGGTCAAGGGGATGCTCACCGGCCCGGTGACCATGCTGGCCTGGAGCTACATCCGGGAGGACATCCCCGTCCATGAGGTCGCCTTCCAGCTGGCCCTGGCCATCCAGGACGAGGTGCGGGATCTGGAGGCGGCGGGCATCCGGGTGATCCAGATCGACGAGCCGGCCTTCCGGGAGCGGGCGCCCCTCAAGCGTCGGGATTGGCCGGCCTACTTCGACTGGGCGGTGAAGGCCTTCCGCCTGGCCTCCCGGGCCCGCCCGGAGACCCAGATCCACACCCACATGTGCTATTCGGAGTTCAACGAGATCATCGAATCCATCGACGCCCTGGACGCCGATGTGATCAGCATCGAGGCCACGCGGAGCCGGGGGGAGGTCATTCAGGCCTTCGAGCGCCACCGATATCCGCGCCAGATTGGACCCGGGGTCTACGACGTGCACTCCCCGGCCATCCCGACCCCCGAGTCGATGGAAGCCATCATCGAGCGGGCCATCCGGGTGATCCCGTCGGAGCGCATCTGGGTGAACCCGGACTGCGGGCTCAAGACCCGGCGCTGGGAGGAGGTCATCCCCTCCCTGCGCCACATGGTGGCCGCCGCCCGCCGCCTCCGCGAACGCCACGGAGCGCCCGTCCCTGCCTCATAA
- the recN gene encoding DNA repair protein RecN, with protein sequence MLVELHVRDFAIIDEVVLRLEPGLNVLTGETGAGKSLLVDAVAVLVGGRADVEMIRAGAERARIEGLFQVNEATAALLAPILDEYGLREEGATSELVLSREIRQGGRHVARVNGRLVPLHVLKEIGQVLVDIHGQTEHLSLLRAREQLELLDRYAGVGELRAALAERVARWRAVRREIEQLRQDEREKARRMDLLRFQIEEIEAARLREGEEEALLQERNRLANAEQLAHLADAVYRALYEGEDEAPSALDRLSEAARALQALARIDPLFQPYLEAMEGLSAQVEDLARAVRDYRERIEFNPRRLVQIEERLDLIRRLQRKYGDTVAEILAYARRARQELETLTHAEERLAALEEEAERLLREIGELGEALSRRRQEAAEQLAREVEAQLADLRMAGARFEVALERTPDEEGAYANGARWAFDATGLDRVTFLIAPNVGEGLRPLARIASGGETSRLMLALKVALARADPVPTLIFDEIDQGIGGRVGAVVGEKLWRLARHHQVLCVTHLPQLAGFGDAHFKVEKQVAGERTVARVQRLEGEARVAELAQMLGGTGRAAVQSAREILEYVARLKAGEEARVPSRRR encoded by the coding sequence ATGCTGGTGGAGCTTCACGTGCGGGATTTCGCCATCATCGATGAGGTGGTGTTGCGGCTGGAGCCGGGGCTGAACGTCCTCACCGGGGAGACCGGGGCGGGCAAGTCCCTCCTGGTCGACGCGGTGGCGGTGCTGGTGGGGGGGCGGGCGGATGTGGAGATGATCCGCGCCGGCGCGGAGCGGGCCCGCATCGAGGGCCTCTTCCAGGTCAATGAGGCGACCGCCGCGCTGCTGGCCCCCATCCTGGATGAATACGGGTTGCGGGAGGAGGGAGCAACTTCGGAGCTGGTGCTGAGCCGGGAGATCCGGCAGGGCGGGCGCCACGTGGCCCGGGTGAACGGGCGGCTGGTGCCCCTGCATGTGCTGAAGGAGATCGGCCAGGTCCTGGTGGACATCCACGGGCAGACGGAGCACCTCTCGCTGCTGCGGGCCCGGGAGCAGCTGGAGCTGTTGGATCGCTACGCGGGGGTCGGGGAGCTGCGGGCGGCCCTGGCGGAGCGGGTGGCCCGCTGGCGCGCGGTGCGCCGGGAGATCGAACAGCTGCGCCAGGATGAGCGGGAGAAGGCGCGGCGCATGGACCTGCTGCGGTTCCAGATCGAGGAGATCGAGGCCGCGCGGCTGCGGGAGGGGGAGGAGGAGGCGCTGCTCCAGGAGCGCAACCGCCTGGCCAACGCCGAGCAGCTGGCCCATCTGGCCGACGCTGTCTACCGGGCCCTCTACGAGGGAGAGGACGAAGCCCCCTCCGCCCTGGATCGCCTAAGCGAGGCCGCGCGGGCCCTGCAGGCCCTCGCCCGCATCGATCCCCTCTTCCAGCCCTATCTCGAGGCGATGGAGGGCCTGAGCGCTCAGGTGGAAGATCTCGCCCGCGCGGTCCGGGATTATCGGGAGCGGATCGAGTTCAACCCGCGGCGGCTGGTTCAGATCGAAGAGCGCCTGGACCTGATCCGGCGCCTGCAGCGCAAATATGGGGACACGGTGGCGGAGATCCTGGCCTACGCCCGGCGGGCTCGGCAGGAGCTGGAGACCCTGACCCACGCGGAGGAGCGGCTGGCCGCCCTGGAGGAGGAGGCGGAGCGGTTGCTGCGGGAGATCGGCGAGCTGGGAGAGGCGCTCTCCCGGCGGCGTCAGGAGGCCGCGGAACAGCTGGCCCGGGAGGTGGAGGCTCAGCTGGCCGATCTCCGGATGGCCGGCGCGCGCTTCGAGGTTGCCCTGGAGCGGACGCCGGACGAGGAGGGGGCCTACGCGAACGGCGCGCGCTGGGCCTTCGACGCCACCGGGCTGGACCGGGTGACCTTCCTCATCGCGCCCAACGTCGGCGAGGGGTTGCGGCCCCTGGCCCGCATCGCCTCGGGCGGGGAGACCTCCCGCCTGATGCTGGCCCTCAAGGTGGCCCTGGCCCGGGCGGACCCGGTGCCCACGCTGATCTTCGATGAGATCGACCAGGGGATCGGCGGCCGGGTAGGGGCGGTGGTGGGGGAGAAGCTGTGGCGCCTGGCGCGCCATCACCAGGTGCTGTGCGTGACCCATCTGCCCCAGCTGGCCGGCTTCGGGGACGCCCATTTCAAGGTCGAGAAACAGGTGGCCGGGGAGCGGACCGTCGCCCGAGTCCAGCGCCTGGAAGGGGAGGCCCGGGTGGCGGAGCTGGCCCAGATGCTGGGCGGGACCGGTCGGGCGGCGGTGCAGAGCGCCCGAGAGATCCTGGAATACGTAGCCCGGTTGAAGGCCGGGGAGGAGGCCCGGGTGCCCTCCCGCCGTCGGTAA
- a CDS encoding metal ABC transporter substrate-binding protein produces the protein MALRGWRVFLPVMVWLTACAPVGGAPSVAPGARPLAVVATTSIVGDVVRQIGGEGVQVTVLLPVGADPHAFEPSPQDVARVAEADVIFAVGAGLEAFLEPLLKNAGGKALYVELAEGIPLRPFEAIAGHREEGEESEHGHEHEDHGHKHEGPWDPHVWLDPLNVITWTHTIEATLSRLDPARSERYRRNAEAYRAQLRELDAWIRDQVAQIPPENRKLVTEHQVFGYFAHRYGFEQVGTILPGVTTTAQPSPQELAALEEAIRALGVKAIFVSSTVDPALARRVAGDTGTRLVRLYVDSLGEPGSEADSYIGMMRINVRRIVEALR, from the coding sequence ATGGCGCTTCGAGGATGGCGGGTTTTCCTGCCTGTGATGGTGTGGCTGACGGCCTGCGCCCCGGTCGGAGGGGCGCCTTCCGTGGCTCCCGGCGCCCGTCCCCTTGCGGTGGTGGCCACTACCTCCATCGTGGGGGATGTGGTGCGCCAGATCGGCGGCGAGGGGGTTCAGGTGACGGTTTTGTTGCCCGTGGGGGCGGACCCCCACGCCTTTGAGCCCAGCCCGCAGGATGTCGCCCGGGTGGCGGAGGCCGACGTGATCTTCGCCGTCGGGGCCGGCCTGGAGGCCTTTCTGGAGCCTCTTTTGAAGAACGCGGGGGGAAAGGCCCTGTATGTGGAGCTGGCGGAGGGGATCCCGTTGCGGCCCTTCGAGGCGATCGCCGGCCATCGCGAGGAGGGAGAGGAATCTGAACATGGCCACGAACACGAAGATCACGGCCACAAGCATGAAGGGCCGTGGGATCCGCACGTCTGGCTGGATCCCCTCAACGTGATCACCTGGACCCACACTATTGAGGCAACGCTGAGCCGGCTGGATCCGGCGCGGTCGGAGCGATATCGCCGCAACGCGGAGGCCTATCGGGCGCAGTTGCGGGAGCTGGACGCCTGGATCCGGGATCAGGTGGCGCAGATCCCGCCGGAGAACCGCAAGCTGGTCACGGAGCACCAGGTCTTCGGATACTTCGCCCACCGCTACGGCTTCGAGCAGGTGGGGACGATCCTCCCGGGGGTCACCACCACCGCCCAGCCTTCCCCTCAGGAGCTGGCCGCCCTGGAGGAGGCCATCCGGGCCCTGGGCGTGAAGGCCATCTTCGTCAGCAGCACGGTGGACCCCGCCCTGGCCCGACGGGTGGCGGGGGACACCGGGACGCGCCTGGTGCGACTGTATGTGGACTCCCTGGGCGAGCCGGGGAGCGAGGCGGATTCTTACATCGGGATGATGCGCATCAACGTCCGCCGCATCGTGGAGGCCCTGCGCTGA